In the Candidatus Neptunochlamydia vexilliferae genome, one interval contains:
- a CDS encoding adenosine kinase: MRYIFFLLLFLQSILLGESYDPNAPKEYGVLGLTGAIIDHYFFITNEELKAMAEEKGSWAPIDYPTLCSLLNKNKGAAQMAPGGSGSNVIKGLAQLGQKCAIVGKVGNDDKGKYYSKKMKELGVVPLLEEGALPTGQAVCLITPDRERTFRTYLGASHSLTDLKFDPSIFEKVDLFHLEGYQLVDPDLVIRTLKLAKEANVLISVDLASLEVVRRNKTFIRNILEKYIDIVFCNEVEAEELTGLKPKEASRFLSELCAVSVVTMSDRGSWVSGKEKQFRMGVFPVQVIDTTGAGDLYASGFLHGYLTGKPLEKCAQMGTICASYVIKRVGAEIPDQVWTEIKGLFEENPTSQVVFFPEKETSPSPKS; encoded by the coding sequence ATGCGCTATATCTTTTTCCTTCTTCTTTTTCTTCAAAGTATCCTGCTTGGGGAGTCTTACGACCCCAATGCCCCTAAAGAATATGGGGTACTAGGGCTAACAGGGGCGATCATCGATCACTACTTTTTCATCACCAATGAAGAGCTCAAAGCGATGGCGGAAGAGAAGGGAAGTTGGGCCCCGATCGACTACCCCACCCTTTGCTCCCTCCTTAATAAGAATAAGGGAGCAGCTCAGATGGCCCCTGGAGGAAGCGGCTCCAATGTGATCAAAGGGCTTGCTCAGCTGGGACAAAAGTGTGCCATTGTGGGGAAAGTGGGTAACGATGACAAAGGAAAATACTACTCGAAAAAAATGAAAGAGCTAGGTGTTGTTCCTCTCCTTGAAGAGGGGGCCCTTCCAACAGGGCAAGCGGTTTGCCTCATCACCCCTGACCGGGAGCGGACCTTCCGCACCTACCTAGGAGCCTCTCATAGCCTTACCGATCTTAAGTTCGATCCCAGCATCTTTGAAAAGGTGGACCTTTTTCACCTAGAGGGGTATCAGCTTGTCGATCCCGATCTCGTCATCCGGACCCTAAAACTTGCTAAAGAGGCCAATGTTCTTATTTCTGTAGATCTAGCAAGCCTTGAAGTCGTCCGAAGAAATAAAACCTTTATCCGCAATATCTTAGAGAAATATATCGACATCGTTTTTTGCAATGAGGTGGAGGCAGAAGAGCTCACTGGACTCAAACCAAAGGAAGCTTCTCGTTTTCTTTCTGAACTTTGCGCTGTTTCCGTTGTCACGATGAGCGACCGGGGCTCTTGGGTCAGCGGCAAGGAAAAACAGTTTCGAATGGGGGTCTTTCCCGTCCAAGTGATCGACACCACAGGGGCAGGAGATCTCTATGCTAGCGGCTTTTTACATGGCTATCTTACAGGGAAACCACTTGAAAAATGTGCTCAAATGGGAACGATCTGCGCTTCTTATGTGATCAAACGGGTTGGAGCAGAAATTCCTGACCAAGTATGGACAGAAATCAAGGGTCTGTTTGAGGAAAACCCCACCTCTCAAGTTGTTTTCTTCCCTGAGAAAGAAACATCTCCAAGCCCGAAATCGTAG
- a CDS encoding tetratricopeptide repeat protein translates to MKNTFLVPEQRTPHFYLPSHKLSWKQDLSSLKQEFSKEDLAEFLTFYSLAEESPKKAQKKVEKFREKYPNSPAVLNLLTFLYLSRRKIFKANRLIRENYANNPHDLFARINYADLCLRKKKSEAIGEVFNHTYSLTELYPERKTFHVSEFRGFMVVMGFYHLAIGKKEAAECYHYLAAKVDPDHPGPKVLAKKLFFKLKKG, encoded by the coding sequence ATGAAAAATACGTTTCTGGTGCCGGAGCAACGGACCCCTCACTTCTATCTTCCCTCTCATAAGTTAAGTTGGAAGCAAGACTTAAGCTCCTTAAAACAAGAGTTTTCTAAAGAAGATTTGGCAGAGTTCTTAACCTTTTATTCGTTAGCAGAAGAGAGCCCTAAAAAAGCTCAAAAAAAAGTCGAAAAATTTCGAGAAAAGTACCCCAACAGTCCTGCAGTGCTCAATTTGCTCACTTTTCTCTACCTCTCTCGTCGAAAAATCTTTAAGGCAAACCGCTTAATCCGGGAAAATTATGCAAACAATCCCCATGATCTTTTTGCTCGGATTAACTATGCAGACCTCTGCTTAAGGAAGAAAAAATCTGAAGCCATTGGGGAGGTCTTTAACCATACCTATAGCCTTACCGAGCTCTATCCGGAGCGGAAAACCTTTCATGTCTCTGAGTTTCGCGGCTTCATGGTTGTCATGGGCTTTTACCACCTCGCGATTGGGAAAAAAGAAGCGGCAGAATGTTACCACTATTTAGCAGCAAAAGTAGATCCCGATCATCCTGGTCCAAAAGTTTTAGCGAAAAAGCTTTTTTTTAAACTAAAAAAAGGTTAG